A window of Rhipicephalus microplus isolate Deutch F79 chromosome X, USDA_Rmic, whole genome shotgun sequence genomic DNA:
ATGAAAGCCTAAATCTAGCGGCAACACTAGGGTCACCGGCATTTGGCAAGGAGAAGTGGCTGACTGAACGACCCTCCATCTTCCCTTTCATTTTGTTTCAGAAATTGGTGCACAAAAATTTTATCATGATGACCAACTTCAGAGCAGACTTTGTTTCGTAGGTAACTaattatctctttctttttttccaaggtGTCTAAAAGTACCAGCCACACCTCTTAACTGACAATTCAGCTTTGCATCATATTGAAATCTTATATCTAGATTGGTTCAGAGGTTTGTCTGGAACACTTTGAATACTTGAACAAATATTAATGTATTCAAATTCGATTTGAATATTAAGTTATTGGCAATCTTGAAGTTATCCAAATGCACCAATAGATGCATAGTATGTCCATAAAGGTGGTTTCACAGCAGCAAACGGCAAAATCCGCACTGCCACAAACATACTGCCACGAACATACTAGCCTCACATTGATTCTCCCTTTTTTTAACATTGAAAAGCTTGTTATGCCAGTTTATATGCACTAGTTAcggtatagtaaattttaaaatgtaacacACTTTACAACTTATCTCTTGCATTCTACCAAACATGAAATCCTGCTATGTACTATTTAAAGTTGCTTCCACcttctttgaaacaaaaaaaaaattacattcacacatgctttgttttaatttttaaaaaattgcACAGGTCtttgggtcatgacaaatatgcaaaTTTTCCTTTATAATATTGCCACGgcatcaaaacagaggtcttgcagcAGAGATGGAGAtaccagaagcaggtcggtctCTTTAATAGAATGCGCAAGGGAGTTCTTCTTTTCGTCCATTTTAtagtccttcatggcacatgcacaactacCATGATATTTCTTGCCgcaagcacgtgagaatatgtgatatatactattCCGATTTGATATGAGATTATGCGAaccaaatcactattcgcttcaaacGGAAAATTTGCAATCCACACAGGCCTAATCTAGATGCTTATTTTGTATTGTTGAGCAAAAAAAGAGTGAGCCAggtcatattaaaaaaaacaacagaatgcAGCAAATCGTTTTTGTCAAATTAATGCCAAAAGTAACTTTAAAAAAATGCAATATGCAGTAGTACTCCAGGTACTGCAATTGAAATATGCAGTACTTGCAATatgcaataaatgaaaacaaTAAACATGAAAAAAGACCTGCTAGGATGTGAGCACATGTGGCTAAAAAAGGAGGTATTGGCAAATGCCGTGATGGCTTTAGAGGCGTGAGTAGGCGTTGCATAGTGCCATTCTTTAACTCAAAGAAAAATGTCGTGCACTTTTCTGTCAAATCTATATTTGCCATGCCGCCGCTCCCTTTTTCGATGCCCAGCACAGCTTTATGAATGAAGCTCTGAGCAGCTGTCACAAGTTGGCAAAGTATTCATCACGTGGTCAATGGAGGAGAAGACATGCGACTTTTTTCTTCGCACACCCAAGCTATGCTCCCTAGAGGAGCTGTAGAAGTAGTTTTTTTCTTGCAACATTCAATCGCTTGTCCCTCCATCCAAATTTCACAGCCTAATTCGTTATGCCACTCCATACCCAAATTAAAACCACTACTTTAATCTACTTCACTTGGTGAATAGGTGTTGTACACAGCAGTGCATTGTGGCAGTGGTGTAATACACACAGCGACATTAAGGAAAGTGTAAATTTTAAGGGCTTGTTCTCTTTGTTAGACAtagtaataatgagaactaacagacaataatgccagggaaagtatagtgGCTgtcattagaagtaattgtaatgtgaatgtgaagaaagaaaactggatgcaAAGATGACTTGGCaccggcaggatccaaacctgtgaccttcgaataacatgtccaatgctctaccactgagctgcagcGGCAGTCATTCCTACATGTTCTTTATAGGTGCATTTAGatgtgggagtttcagtcagcccCACACGTTGCCATTGGGGCGAGTATGGAACACTTTTTGCCTGTTGTGGCGTCACATAGTATGTGATCTTATTATGAGATGGCAGCTGACAGCGACATTGTGATTTTTGAACACCACTCTATGAGAAGCCGGAGCCAAGAGTAGCCTATTGGACAGCCAACCAGGGAAATaagaccacaatatgattatgagccaCACACACCACAGAGGGGGCTCCAGATTAATTCTGACCTACTGGGGTTCTCCAatgtgcatctaaatctaagtaAACAGGTGCTCTTGAATTTTGCCTCATCAAAATTCAGCCACCATAGCCAGGAATCCAATCCATGTGCTCAAGTTTAGATGCACAACTGAACCTGCTAAGCTACTACAATGTGCAGTAATTTTAGAAGACAACCACACAAGTACTATCTGCATGCTGTTAAAAGCTGCTGCAAGGTTCAAACAGGACAGTAGTGAGGTTTTCATTCTTGAAGATGCAACATGGCTGTGTTCCTGAAGGATTAAATAAAATTCTAGTTTCACAAGTGACTTGCTAGATCCCCTGCATTTGCCAATAATGATAACAATGTCACTTGTGGTGCAATGTATATATGCCTATAATATGTAGTAGCAATCATTGAAAAATGTTAACATGCATACATACAAAATACACtatcttttttatttaaataGTTGTGTTGTGTTTTCTCCAATGTGTACGAATATATGTTGAACATGACGTAGACCATTGTGCAGATATATTGAACATTGTTCCATGGCCTATTGTGGTTTTACTATGCATTGGTCATCATACCAACACATAGTGACTATAGATCATATAGGCCATTACACATCACACTTGTAAAAATGTATGGCAAGAAAAAGTTACCTCGAGTCCCAAACCTTTATTGCAGTAACCTTGACGTTCTTAGTATTGCAACAAAAACATTACCGAAAGACCAGTTGTCCACAGGTATAATGTCAATGAGACAATTGCCATGATTACCTAAGGAAATAAATGTGCAATTCACTGCACTGGCAGttacaaaagtaataaaaaacatCATTAGGCTGATGTTTTAGCAGTCTTATACATACCATAACAATGTATTATTAAGCAATATGGCAAAGTCAAAATGAGCCCATTGCTAATGAGAAACTGTTTCATGTACACATGCCATAGTATGCACGCATGCATGAAACATCCACATCTAGTGATCAGGTTCATGCattctacaaaagaaaatgaagattGCTTTTCTTCTCGACACACAAGAAGTTTGGGTCAAGTAATGCGTAACAGCAACAAGAATCTAGATATGCATTTAAAAGATGGTATTCATCACGTCCAACATTTAAAAATACACATCATATACAGTTTAAACACTGACTATTGTTGTTATCACAATGCAGCAGACAAGATTGCACACTAAATAGTTCAGAACCATCAACACACGAGCACCGTTTCCACACCCGGGTTCACTTGCAACATGGCAATACGGTTGCTTTTGCCAAACATGGGACTGAAATTTTTGGGTGCATGATGTTGGCAACTGAAAAATCACTTAATTCAAcatgcaggaccatgaaatgttcaCAAGACCAAATGCTGTGATGTTTATAATAAAACACAGTTCTAGCAAACAATATCCACAAGCCAAAAATTCTGCACCATTTCTGCAGCAACTATTTAATATTAGCCGATTTGCAGCACAACCAGGCCCTAAATAAGAGAACATgtccaaccaatcaatcaacaataTTGTGCTCTTAGACATGTCTTGCTACTCCGAAACACAGGACTGGTGGCACTGATTGCTTTTCATCCAAAGTAAATGCAGAATAGCTGGGAAGATACTAAAAGCAGTATGAATTGCAAATTTTTAAACAAATGCATGTTTCATCTACCTTGCAAATTTTTTGAGGTTTTGAAACCTCAGGTGGTAAAATTTTTTCAATGTACCAATTTGCATGATGGTACAATACCTAATGGTAAGATTAAATATGCTCTATACTCTTTGCTTGGCCAGGCTAAATAATGGTGAGCAGCACAGTGCATCTGGTGAGACCTTGCAGGCATTTGGCATATATTGATCAATATAGTCCCAAATGAAGCAGTGTTGGCACAAATTTTATAGCTTTTTCTGCTTCCTTCAGAGCTTGCCTTCGATAGCTTATGTTGTATCATTCTTTAAAGTAACTAATCCAAAATAAACCTGTAAAGCAGAGCAGGCTTCTTATTGCAACATGGCAGCTGGTAAAGGTGGTCATATGGTATCACAAACTAATGACGTGAAGTCAGTAAATTGTGTTGTGTTTGCAGGTCATTTGGCCACACCACGAGGGTACCACTCTTAGGCACTAAATGGGTGAGAAAGCAATAAACATGTTacgtgtttcaaaaaaaaaaaaaacatacaaccAGAAAGCttatagtaaagaaaaaagaaacaattccCAATGTGGAGGTGTACATTCACCTTTTAGCAGAGTCGCAGCGTGGCACGCAATCACTGCACTCAGCTAACTGAAATATAAATCAGCAGTCTTTATCATACCACAGAACCAATAATAAATTTCTATCACCGGTTAATGGAGGCCTTCTTCATACTCTACACACTACTTGTGGTCAAAAGTATCACATTAAAACATATATTTTTAATTGTTAATGGTTTGTTGCACTTTAAAGAATTAGGCCTTACAATAATTGACAATTCAGCAGCTGccaaaaattgaagaaaaaagaaagatgagcAAGAAAAGTGTTTATGTCTGAAGCTAAGTTATCGAATCTTAACAAATGAAACATGTAGCACGAACACTTGGCCCATTCAAAGACTTAAGAGCTATTCCAACATAATTAGACAAATAGACATTATAAGTGTCTTTTTTGGTGGAAGAGTTCTTCACCATATAAAACAAAGGAGCAGATTGTGCGTATGCCCAATAAAACTTGTATCATTTCTAAAAATACCTTCTCCCATCAACCAAGGCCAAAAACAATAAGAATGCTACTAAGGTGAATACAATGGCAAAATACTGGGTGATTAATTGTATGGCATGAAATCCTACCTCTGGGTAAGAAAACCATAAGGTACTCTGGATATCACACTTACGAAAAATAAATCAGCAGAGGGAAATGTGAATGTACACAGAAAAACATGTTTGTTAGCAAGTGGATGAAGAATTGCCATTTGGATTACAAAAGAGCATTTGGTCTACACAAAGTTAACTAGGAAAACAAGTTCGTATGATTATTAAGCCATATTTGCATTGATGGTATATGCTTCAACCACACTTATGAACCGTGGATGAACACTAGCTCAGAATGCACGAAGCATAGAATTCCCTGACAGTTGCCACTATGAACTCACTGGCCCCCAATGTGGAACAATTCGCGGGTCATTCCCAGCTTTGAAAATAAAATCAGAGTGCAAAATATGGCACACAAGAAGGAATGCGTGctcttcttgtcttttgtgtTCCATCTTTTTGCATTCTGCTTTTATTTTCAGAcaatgcaccaactcgcccaacaacgTACTCTATTAAATTCTCCGTTTTCTTGGGTATAACAAGCTATGAAAATATGCACTTGGCACCTTCAGAGAAGGACTAATTTATTGGGATTGCTAATAAACTTCAGAAACATGAAGCCCTCTGACAAGTCCTCTTATGCCCTGCACTAGACTTGAGTAGACTCTGCTCATCCCAGCAGCTTCTAATTACAGCAGACAAGTGTCAACAAAACCCACTCTACATTGAAACTTGTTAGCTTCACCATTAAAAGGATATTATAGCTCTATCCTCTTAACGCAATTATTTTCCCGTAGCCCTACCTTAGCACTAATTCAGTTGCTCTAAGAGGCTACTAATTACTTCTTACATCATCACACGACCAATCAAACTTCCGTTCTTTGCTTTTAACCATAACTAAAATATTACATTATGCTGCTTCTCAATGACTCATTgtctttttttaaaatttctcACGACTTTTCTTTTCGACTGCTAATGTAATTGGCAAACACTTGACAGAAATTGTCATAACTCCTAGCATAGCATTAAGTTTAGCTGTTTTTGCTCACCTAGAGATGTCTTTAGGTTGGGTGCATGGGTGCTACTGATGCAGCACACCTGCATGCACCCAAATGTCAGAAATGAATGTGCCACTAACAATACTTGAAACTGCATTTATATACACATTAGCTAACAAAATAAAGTAGCCAAAtcaacaaagaaaagagaagacaAGTGCAGACATCGTAGAGGCCATGTACAGTGCCATTACGTAGCCAAGTTCAGCACAACTTAATGTGTTATGAATCTAAAAAAAAGGAATTAGTACACCACGTTAAGTTACAGTGAATAAATTGAAAAACTATATACTGCTGAAGGAGAAGCAATCATTTTAAAAAATGTATAGAAACAGAAAAGTGCAATGGCCATATTCTTAAAAATGAAATCCTATCAGCTAACCATGAGTTCTTTCACACCAATTATGCTACTGGTTTGATTAATGTTTAATTAAAGTAACAAGAAGGTtacactttctttctcttttgagTTAGAAACATAAACGACCATATACACAAGGCACTGTTTCTCTCCATAGCAACACACTATTTTAGCAAATTCAATTAGGAAACATGGTTTCACTTAAATCACTTGCCTTTAAAGGCCATCAAGACTGTACATAAACACATAATAATGCATATATTTTTGTTGGAACACTTGAATAACAGTGACCACATTACTGATTTCTACCTAAACCCGAAACCACATTGATAGGATACACCCctgaaaaatatttttatggCACAGTGACAATGTCAACAGGTGTGTGCTCAAtgtagaaaaaaataataatcagTTCTACAAGACTTGTTCAGCAATGACATAACACCACTTAAAAGAAAAAGCAATGTTTCAACAACATTAACAAGTATATTACGCTGTTGACAATGCTAATGCAATAAACAAAAgtaatattaaagaaaaaatactTCCCCACACACTACTGATGAaggaaagtgtaaatttaagggctcgttttctttgctggacacaatattaatgagaactaatacACAATAATGTCAGGTAAAGTATAGCAGACATTATTAGTAATAATTATAATATAAATGTGGTGTATAATGCTCTAGAAGCATGTAATTATTTTGCACAAACTAAGACTATGATCTTGTTTATAGTGTTAGACTTTGTGGCAAAGCAAGTTATCAGTATTTCTGAGACTTCTCAACTCCTCCAAGTAGCATCTGCTCAAACACTAGGAAGAACAACCCTTTATCTCTATGCAGAGCTGTCCTAAGAAGTCACATTCTTTAGTAGCAATGAAAATGTgtaggaaattaaaaaaaagccgaGTGAGAACATAAGTTTTTACAGAAACTTCAATTGTATCAATAATGCTAACATAACAATGTTATGCTTGCATAACCGAGAGCCTGCAATATCTGGGCAATAACTTCTGCAGTAACATGCTATGTATATAAATTTATGCACTCAGAAGCATGACCATTCAAGTAACACATCCTTTGAGCACAGTATCAGTGCTATTTGAACTAACAAAAATATGTATATACAAGGCAACACACGAAACGGGCATATGCAGCCTCTAATGAATCTTGCTGATATGTCAATTCTAGCTCTACTCAACCTTGTGGCTCAAGAAACTACATTGAGCACAATATAAAGCTTTACTATTTGGGCACTTCCCTCATATTTCGTAAACAAAATCTCTAGAGTAACAGACACCACTTTAGGCAGTGTGATGCAAGTGGACGCATGTTGATACGTAATAACTGTTTATGAGCACAATCTGCACGCCTTTACAATGTGGCTAAATCACCATGCCATGACAGGGTGTACACCAAAACAGGTTCGAGCAATGTACAAGCCTCTTTTACAGAATAACAGTGTTGGTGGTAGACATGCCGTGATGCTGGGGCTTCTGGAGATGTAGATTAAACTTGTAGCTTTCAATAGTGACCCTCTTCAAGGTATCCCTTAATACGGGACGGTAGTGGAAGTCTTTGAATGTGGTCAAAGCGTGTATACTGCCGGATCACAAAGCGACAAAGGTATTGCAAGGACCGCACATGAGTAAGTCGAGAAACAGGCTTAATGAGACGCACTGGGAAAGAGGGAACACCAGGGCTCCGACCCCGTGAGTAGCAGAACACGCCTGACTGAGAATAGTTCATGGACTCTTGAATAAGATCAACAATGCAGGCACGTCCCTCAGGTCCAGATTGAGCATAAAAGCTGAACAGACCATTACAGTGCTCAATCCTCGTATGCAACGTCTTGCCGTATGATTTGAACGTAAGACTCAGCAGGTATCTGTCGTCAGAGCTGTCTCGTACAAGGAAAGCACCATCAGGCTGGTCAGCGAGCTTCTCTTCGGCTTCGCCTCGCGTGATGGGCCCCCAGTACCAACCGTGCTTAGATAACTTGAACAATTCTTCACTGAGACTACTGATCCTTAAGTCTTCTCGGCCATCGGGTCCCGGAAACACCGAGACAAACCCTGACGGGGTGGCGTCGAGCAGGGGCTGCCTAGAAGGAACCTGGGGTCCTTCCACGATTGACGAAACTGCCGAGGTTTCGCTGCGCGATCCGTCTCCAACAAAGCCCGCCGACTGCGTGGTGCCGCCTTGCGGGTCAGTCGTCTTCCACTGCTCTTTGCACGCCGAACCTGTGCAGCTGTGTTGAATAGCGACCGGTTGAGACAAGCACCAACTACTTGTTGGTGGAAGCTGTCTCCCCGACACTTCATCAACGCTACACGACGTGCGGCGCTGCTCTGAATTTGCCTGGCTGTGTGTGAAATGCCCAGTGACACCTGTGACAGGAGACTCGGGTTGATAGACATGCACAGAAGGGACCGTGAACGATGAAGATGAGGGCAGAtcatgatgcgatgtttcgccgACAGCATCACTGCACACACGTTCGCCATTTGAACCAACACCGGCACGCACGTAATTGTCGTTGGCGTCATTAGGCGAATCTTCGTGCGAGTTGGACGCAGCTAACGACGACGACCCCGGGCAGTAGACGGTCACATCTCGTTTTCGACTGCCTGGCTCTGGAGGCCCCGAAGATACATCGACACCATTCTGCACGGCAAGTTTCGTTTTTCGCTTCCGCCAGTGTTCGCGCAGCGATTTAAAAAAGTTTGTCTTCATTTTGGGCTTTGATGACACCCCTGAACCTGAAGCACAGAGACGTTGACAATCTTCTAGTTCGCTCTCAGACTTCTCTTGGGCTGCGTCACCATTAGCACTAGCCTGCGCGCTTGCATCGCTCTCCGATGGAATTTTACGGCGGAGCagcattttttatttgtttaattcCACTATCCTAAAACTTTGCTAATATTTGAATACAGCAGCAACTTTCTACTACCCATCTCGGCTTACCTCACGAGACACCTACGGCCACAACGTGAAACAACCGATACAACCACAAATCACTATCATTACGCTGGATTCTTCCACGAGTTCGAGTTTCATGGCACTTCAGAGTGAGAACCTTTCCGTGGCGCTAGGGCCGCTTACTTCGCAGCCATATTTGCAGTTTTCACTTGCTTACAGGATTTACAGGCTAGAgtgcatggaggaagaaaaaaaacttcttcCGTGATAGAGTGCTTCGATGCGCGCCCCTGTCGagacaaacgagcgcatcgagcaCTCTATTAGAGACAGGATGGTTCACGGGGtaaaggaggttatactaaaacttctggagtggcggtACCACATACCTACCAATGTATCGAAGTGAAGCCGCAacggccatattgctcagggcagaaggcGGTGGCGCCTGTTTGTAGCGCCGTAATGCTGTGGTCACTGGCAGCCGTGCGTTTCGTTATAGCTACTAAAGCACCAGTTTGTTATTCTTAGGCAGTGAGGGAACGTGGGAGTGATTCTAATGCACATATGctttaatttttctttgacaCTTAGCGTT
This region includes:
- the LOC119176167 gene encoding uncharacterized protein LOC119176167; the encoded protein is MLLRRKIPSESDASAQASANGDAAQEKSESELEDCQRLCASGSGVSSKPKMKTNFFKSLREHWRKRKTKLAVQNGVDVSSGPPEPGSRKRDVTVYCPGSSSLAASNSHEDSPNDANDNYVRAGVGSNGERVCSDAVGETSHHDLPSSSSFTVPSVHVYQPESPVTGVTGHFTHSQANSEQRRTSCSVDEVSGRQLPPTSSWCLSQPVAIQHSCTGSACKEQWKTTDPQGGTTQSAGFVGDGSRSETSAVSSIVEGPQVPSRQPLLDATPSGFVSVFPGPDGREDLRISSLSEELFKLSKHGWYWGPITRGEAEEKLADQPDGAFLVRDSSDDRYLLSLTFKSYGKTLHTRIEHCNGLFSFYAQSGPEGRACIVDLIQESMNYSQSGVFCYSRGRSPGVPSFPVRLIKPVSRLTHVRSLQYLCRFVIRQYTRFDHIQRLPLPSRIKGYLEEGHY